The DNA window ATCAGCGAAGCGGACTTCAAGGCCTACGTGTTCACGAACCCGTACAAGCTGTACACCGAAGCCAACCCCGACTTCTTCAAGGGCACCGCGGTGGAAGCCAAGCTGAAAGCCAACAGCCCCCGCTGACAACAGCTGTTCGAACCCCAGTGCAAATGCCGGGGTCAGACCCGGCGGGTCTGACCCCAGCCCTTGCCGCTGGGTTCAATGCCTGCTGTACCGGCCCGCTTGCAGTACCTATCACCTCATTACGGAGAAAATTCATGTCTCAGCGCAAGATGCGTCTCGGCGCCTTCATCATGGCCACCGGCCACCACATCGCCGCCTGGCGTCATCCCGGTTCGCAACCGGATTCGGGCGTCAATATCGACCATTACATCAAGGTCGCGCAGACCGCCGAGCGCGGCAAGTTCGACCAGGTGTTCGTGGCGGACAGCCCCGGCGTGGCGTACCGCGGCCAGGATAACGAGGCGTTCAGCCGCCAGGGCCGCGTGTCGTACTTCGAGCCGGTCACGCTGTGGTCGGCGCTGTCGGTGGTCACGAAGCACATTGGCTTCGTCGCCACGGCATCGACCACGTATGAAGACCCGTTCCTGCTGGCCCGCAAGTTCGCCTCGCTCGATCACATCAGCAAGGGCCGCGCGGCATGGAATGTCGTCACCACCGGGGCCGATTCCGTGTACGGCAATTTCGGCCTGGAGGCGCACCCGGACCCGGAAGTGCGCTACGAGAAAGCCCACGAATTCCTCGACGTCGTGAAAGGCCTGTGGGACAGCTACGAGGACGACGCGTTCTCGCGCGACCCGGAAAGCGGCGTGTACTTCGACCCGGACAAGCTGCATGCGCTGAACCACCACGGCAAGTACCTGAAGGTGGCCGGGCCGCTGAACCTGGAGCGCTCGCCGCAGGGACAGCCGGTGATCGTGCAGGCCGGGTCGTCGGAACCGGGCCGCGAGCTGGCCGCGGCCACGGCCGAAGCGATCTTCACGGCGTGGACCAGCCTCGAAGAGGCGCAGGCGTTCTACAGCGACGTGAAGGGCCGCCTGGCGAAGTATGGCCGCCGCCCGGACCAGCTGCTGATCCTGCCCGGCATTTCGCCCGTCATCGGCCGCACGCAGGAAGAAGCGGAGGCGAAATGGGCCGAGCTGCAAAAGCTCATCCACCCTTCCGTGGGCCTCGACACGATCGCGCGCTTCTGGCCGGGCGAGGATTTGACGAAGTGGGATCTCGATGCGCCGCCGCCCTACTACCCCACGCCGCCGGCCGGCAAGAACAGCCGCCACCACGTGGTGATCGAGCTGGCGCGCCGCGAACAGTTCACCGTGCGCCAGCTGTACGAATACCTGGCCGGCGCACGCGGCCACTGGGTCGTGGTGGGCACGCCGCAGAAGATCGCGGACGAGATGCAGAAGTGGTTCGAGAACGGCGCGGCCGACGGCTTCAACGTGATGCCGCCGGTGCTGCCGCAATCGCTGGAGGAATTCGTCGACCTGGTGATTCCCGAGCTGCAGCAGCGCGGCCTGTTCCGCACCGAATACGAAGGCACCACGCTGCGTGAAAACCTGGGGCTGGACAAGCCGCAGAACCGCTTCGCCATCAAGGCCGCGAAAGCCGCCTGACCCTTGCCCCCGTTGCGAAGCCAGGCTCGGTGCCAACGAGCTGTTGGCTTCGCAGCAGCGGCGCCGCCGGTTGCTGGCAATGTGCTGGCGAATCGACAGAAAACCCCGTGAAACACCCCGAAAATGCCCTGAAACAGATGGCACGGAACCTGCGTAGTAAAGGAAAACAGCAGGTGAACCGTCAACCCATCAGGAGCATTGTTTGAAGTACCTACATCGAAGACTATGCAGTGTCGCCGGCTTCTTGACGATCGCCGGCGCGGCCCAGGCGGCAGGGCAAAGCAAC is part of the Pseudoduganella lutea genome and encodes:
- a CDS encoding LLM class flavin-dependent oxidoreductase, with product MSQRKMRLGAFIMATGHHIAAWRHPGSQPDSGVNIDHYIKVAQTAERGKFDQVFVADSPGVAYRGQDNEAFSRQGRVSYFEPVTLWSALSVVTKHIGFVATASTTYEDPFLLARKFASLDHISKGRAAWNVVTTGADSVYGNFGLEAHPDPEVRYEKAHEFLDVVKGLWDSYEDDAFSRDPESGVYFDPDKLHALNHHGKYLKVAGPLNLERSPQGQPVIVQAGSSEPGRELAAATAEAIFTAWTSLEEAQAFYSDVKGRLAKYGRRPDQLLILPGISPVIGRTQEEAEAKWAELQKLIHPSVGLDTIARFWPGEDLTKWDLDAPPPYYPTPPAGKNSRHHVVIELARREQFTVRQLYEYLAGARGHWVVVGTPQKIADEMQKWFENGAADGFNVMPPVLPQSLEEFVDLVIPELQQRGLFRTEYEGTTLRENLGLDKPQNRFAIKAAKAA